CCTTTTGGCGCTGGAAGCATGAGGACAATCATTTCGGCTCCTCTTATGGCTTGTATGCCAGCGATGAAACCCAAGCACTGGCCGTCGGGCTGCGGGTGTTGATGCGGTGGCAATTCTGCACGAAGGACGGGCAAATGTTGCGTGCAGTTCGAGCGGTAGACACGGCCACGCATCCGGCGTATCAACGGCTGGGCATTTTTTCCAAGTTAACACGGCAAGCCGTTGAGGATTTGAAGCAAGAGGGCGTGGATTTGATTTTCAACACGCCAAATGCGCAGAGCCTCCCGGGTTATCTCAAAATGGGCTGGCAGGTTGTAGCCAAATGGCCGCTTTATATTCGCGTCTTGAAACCGATACGAATGTTGTCCCGGCGCTTTAAATCCATCCCGGCTTCGCAACAGATCATTAAATTCGAGGCGTTTTTTGCCCCGGGCATCATGACCTGGCAGGCTTTTGCGGAGCGTTA
The Cytophagia bacterium CHB2 genome window above contains:
- a CDS encoding GNAT family N-acetyltransferase gives rise to the protein MSKSTAETPVERNASPPEQTDLRICRYNAKAIPEVLKLVKVTLGNEGAVRKTEAFWRWKHEDNHFGSSYGLYASDETQALAVGLRVLMRWQFCTKDGQMLRAVRAVDTATHPAYQRLGIFSKLTRQAVEDLKQEGVDLIFNTPNAQSLPGYLKMGWQVVAKWPLYIRVLKPIRMLSRRFKSIPASQQIIKFEAFFAPGIMTWQAFAER